From Apium graveolens cultivar Ventura chromosome 9, ASM990537v1, whole genome shotgun sequence, the proteins below share one genomic window:
- the LOC141684891 gene encoding uncharacterized protein LOC141684891, with the protein MGIALGQMDPNGFIHINCFQNMCLHAGIAPIIRLFWYHYDFRKNPKSSGFYTIARRAGRPDWTATNSNNKSTHTHWCYVSGPRLAAMSVWRDVNPALLLMPGLTLEEKENYTALVDVNVKKLGPGEFRDKDWLFSLWSGVSSREALIERKKARAAEKKAAEAAAKKVADKGATPDPSEGTGERAQTEKPPSPRQSRAASEAEEGDRLEYMGEGNPSKRTRSKEGIVRSYLPGWGVLTSDHTVYPARQSSKEVASDLCHGL; encoded by the exons ATGGGTATCGCCCTCGGACAGATGGACCCGAACGGGTTCATCCATATTAACTGTTTCCAGAACATGTGTCTTCACGCTGGGATCGCACCCATCATTCGCCTATTCTGGTACCATTATGATTTTCGGAAGAATCCGAAGAGTTCTGGTTTTTACACCATCGCCCGTCGAGCAGGGCGACCTGATTGGACGGCGACCAATTCGAACAATAAAtccactcacactcattggtgtTATGTGAGTGGTCCAAGGTTGGCGGCCATGTCGGTTTGGCGAGATGTAAATCCCGCGTTGCTTCTCATGCCGGGCCTGACCTTGGAGGAGAAGGAGAACTACACGGCGTTAGTGGACGTCAATGTGAAGAAGCTGGGTCCCGGAGAGTTTCGGGACAAGGATTGGCTCTTCAGCTTGTGGAGTGGGG TGTCTTCGAGAGAGGCCTTGATCGAGAGGAAGAAGGCCAGGGCGGCCGAGAAGAAGGCGGCTGAGGCGGCGGCGAAGAAGGTGGCCGATAAGGGGGCTACGCCCGATCCTTCGGAGGGCACAGGCGAGAGGGCCCAGACCGAGAAGCCTCCGTCGCCCCGTCAATCTCGAGCGGCTTCTGAGGCCGAGGAGGGGGACCGTCTGGAGTATATGGGAGAGGGGAACCCTTCCAAGAGGACCCGGAGCAAGGAGGGGATTGTGCGCTCTTATCTCCCGGGGTGGGGCGTGCTCACGTCCGACCATACTGTGTACCCAGCCCGGCAATCCTCGAAGGAGGTGGCTTCAGACCTATGCCATGGCCTTTAG
- the LOC141685408 gene encoding uncharacterized protein LOC141685408: MKLARSLEAKHLRAFSDSMLVVKHFTGEYEQRDPRTKAYAAKVREASLSFETFQLSQIGRENNSRADALSRLASAETQNLTGSIYLTEAKMPLIEKKECLEIHQGSDWMTPLRNFLEKGILPPDRKDALKIKYRASNYTIINERMYRRSVSQPLLRCLNNEEQQQTLEAVHEGICGEHLAGRSLAFKILRQGFFWPTLRADAIDYAKRCVQCQLFATVPK; encoded by the coding sequence ATGAAGCTGGCCCGAAGCCTTGAGGCGAAGCACCTAAGGGCCTTCAGCGACTCCATGTTGGTCGTGAAACACTTCACAGGGGAATATGAGCAAAGGGACCCCCGAACCAAAGCCTATGCCGCCAAGGTACGTGAGGCTTCTTTATCATTTGAAACCTTTCAACTAAGTCAGATTGGAAGAGAGAATAATTCTAGGGCAGATGCCCTTTCTAGGCTAGCTTCGGCCGAGACACAGAACTTAACTGGTTCTATTTACCTCACCGAAGCCAAGATGCCTTTGATCGAGAAGAAAGAATGTCTTGAAATTCACCAGGGAAGCGACTGGATGACCCCCCTCAGGAACTTTCTGGAAAAAGGCATTCTACCGCCCGACCGAAAGGATGCGCTGAAAATTAAATACAGAGCATCGAACTACACTATAATCAATGAGCGGATGTATCGCCGATCAGTCAGTCAACCCCTTCTGCGTTGTTTGAACAACGAAGAACAGCAACAGACTTTGGAGGCAGTACACGAAGGAATTTGCGGCGAGCACCTGGCTGGTCGGTCGCTCGCCTTTAAAATTCTCCGACAGGGATTCTTCTGGCCCACTCTGAGGGCAGACGCCATCGACTATGCAAAAAGATGTGTACAATGCCAGCTGTTCGCCACTGTCCCGAAATAA